In Geotalea uraniireducens, the genomic window CAGAAAAGCTAATTTATCTTGAACTCAACGCGTTTCAGCACCCGGCCGATATCGTCCACCGCCTCGACCCGCCACTCACCGACCGACTGGCGATCGATCGGCTTCTTGCTCCAGGTCCGCCATTTAGTCCCTTTGACCGACAATTCCTGTTCGCTTACCAGTTCGCCATTCTTGAACCAGCGATGTTTGATCGTCGTATCGGTCCCGGAGGGATTGACGAGCCTGGTAAAACAGTACAGCGCCTTGACCGATGTGGAAGAGATCCGCTTAACCGAATCAATCGGATTGTTCCGACTGATTTTCGTGGTTACCGCCATCTCGGTAATCTTGAGCGACCCGTCTGCAGCCATCGCCGCACCGGTCAGGAACAGCAGAAGAACTGCTCCGGCCAGAACTGCTGAGAGATGAGCAAACGATTTCATGGCGCCTCCGTGGGATTTGGCATGGGCCGGCAGGCCGGGCCTGCCGGCCGGATGGTTCGTCAGGTGCGGTAATCGGCGTTGATCTTCACGTAATCGTAAGAAAGATCTGAAGTATATACCGTCGAGCGGCCGTTCCCCAGATGGAGATCGACCGTGACGGCAAACTCTTTCTTCCGCAACACTTCGGTTCCTCTTGCCTCCGCATCGCCGCCGGCAAAAACCCCACCCTTAACCATTTGCACATCGTCGAAAAAGAGTTCGGTCCGCTCGGGATCGACGTCGGCACCGGAATAACCGACCGCGGCAAAAATCCGCCCCCAGTTCGCGTCCTGGCCGAAAAAAGCGGTTTTCACCAGGAGCGAATTGGCCACCGTCAGCGCCGCCCGTTTCGCCTCGCTGTTGTCCCGCGCCCCTTTGACGGTGATCTCGACGAACTTGGTCGCCCCTTCGCCATCGCGGACGATCTGCTGTGCCAACGCCAGCAGCACCTCGTTCAGCAACCGGCTGAACTCCGCCGCCGCTGCGCTCGCCCCGGTCAGTGGGACATTCCCCGCGGCGCCGTTGGCCATGATCAGCGCCGTATCGTTGGTCGACATATCCCCGTCGACCGAAATTGCGTTAAAGGAAGAGTCGATCCCTTCGGCGAAGACGTGCCGAAGCCAAGCGGGGTCCACAGCGGCGTCGGTCACAAGGAACGCCAGCATGGTCGCCATGTTCGGCATGATCATCCCCGCGCCTTTGGCAACCCCGGCGATGGTATAGGGGACGCCGTCGATGCTGCCGCTCCGCTGCTCTAGTTTGGGATAGGTATCGGTCGTCATGATGGCGCGCGCCACATCGTCGAGCGTGCCGCCGGCCAGCCCGGCAACCAGCGGAGGGACCCCGCTCCTGAGCCGCGCCATCGGCAACGGCACCCCGATCACGCCGGTGGAGGCAACCAGCACCGCCTCTTCTTCAATGCCGAGTTCGGCGGCCACGAGGCCCGTCGTTTCCCGGGCGTCGGCCATTCCCTGCCCGCCGGTGCAGGCATTGGCATTGCCGCTGTTGACCACCACCGCACGGCACGAGCCGCCCCTCGTCCGCTCCATATCGAGCAGAACCGGCGCCGCCTTGACCTTGTTCGCCGTATAGACGGCGGCTACCGCCGCCGGCACCTCGGAAACGATCAAGGCGAAATCGAGCCGACCCGGCTTTTTTATTGCCGCCTCCACGGCGGCGAATTTAAACCCTTTGATGTTCATGACGACCTCAACCTTCCGTTCGCACTCTAACATGGCTGGATCCCACGTGGGCGAAGAGCGAGCGGCGGAGCATACTCCCGTATGCGGGCAGCCCCGCGACGAGGGCAACAACGCGGATGGGTATTTCCCCGCGTCAGCCTATTTGCCGCAGCACTTCTTGTACTTTTTCCCGCTGCCGCACGGGCACGGATCATTCCGTCCCGCCGTCTTCTTGCTCTTGGCCGGCTGCGCGGCAGCCTCTTCACTGGCCAGGTTGAAGACCAGCCGCTGCTGCTTCTGTTGGCGCTTCAGCTCTTCCTCTTCGATCCGATCCATATCCTGATCCTGGGCGATCTGCACCCAGAAGATCTTCTGGACCGTTTCCTCGGCGATCCGCGCCATCAGCCCCATGAACAAATCGAAGGCCTCTTTCTTGTACTGCTGCTTCGGATCCTGCTGGCCGTAGCCGCGCAGGCCAATCCCCTCCTTCAGGTGATCGATGGAAAGGAGGTGGTCTTTCCACTGGGTATCGATAGTCTGCAGCATCATCACCTTGATCAGGTGATCCATCAATTCTTCACCAAACTCCGCCAGTTTGGCCTCGAACATCTGATGGACATTCTCCTTCAAGAGCGTCCGGAAGCTTTCCGGACTGAGCCGGTCGAGGGTCTGGGCCGGTACGTCAAGCTGGATGGCAAAAAGCTTGTACACCGCCTCGCCAATCCCTTGCCAGTCCCATTCGGCGGCCGGCACTTTTTCGATGGCGTACGCTACAGCCAGGTCCTCGATGGCATCGTCCAGCATCTGCAGGAAATTGCCCCGAATATCCTCGCCGGCGAGGATTTCGCGGCGCTGGGTGTAGATCACCTCGCGCTGCTTGTTCATCACGTCGTCGTACTCGATCAGATGCTTGCGGATATCGAAGTTGTGGGCCTCGACCTTTTTCTGGGCATTCTCGATCGCCTTGGTGATCATGCCGTGAGTGATCGCCTCCCCCTCCTCGATCTTGAGCAGATCCATAATCTTGGCGACCCGGTCCGAACCGAAAATCCGCAGCAGGTCATCCTGGAGCGACAGGTAGAAACGGGAAGAGCCGGGGTCGCCCTGCCGGCCGGACCGGCCACGGAGCTGGTTGTCGATCCGCCGCGATTCGTGGCGTTCAGTGCCGAGGATGTGCAAGCCGCCGAGAGCAACAACTTCGTCATGTTCGGTGGCGCACTCTTCGCGATACTTGGCCAGCACCCGCTCGTACTCTTCCTCCGCCACCTCCGCATCCGGATTGGCACGGCGCCACTGCTTGGCCAGCCCCTCCGGGTTGCCGCCGAGCAGAATATCGGTACCGCGGCCGGCCATGTTGGTGGCGATGGTCACCATCCCCTTCCGGCCCGCCTGGGCGACGATCTCTGCTTCACGCTCGTGCTGCTTGGCGTTCAGGACGTTATGGGGCACCCCCTGCCGCTTGAGCAGCTCCGCCAGGACTTCGGACTTCTCGATGGAGATGGTGCCAACCAGCACTGGTTGGCCCTTGGTATGGCAATCCTTGATCTCTTCGATCACCGCCTTGAACTTCTCCTGCTCCGTCTTGTAGATGACATCGGGGAAGTCGGGACGGAGCAACGGCCGGTTGGTCGGAATGACCACCACGTCGAGCTTGTAGATCTTGTCGAACTCTTCCGCTTCGGTGTCGGCAGTACCGGTCATCCCGGACAGTTTTTCATACATCCGGAAGTAGTTCTGGAAGGTGATGGTGGCCAGGGTCTGGTTCTCGTTCTCGATATCAACCCCTTCCTTAGCCTCGATCGCCTGGTGCAGGCCGTCCGACCAGCGGCGGCCCGGCATGAGGCGGCCGGTAAACTCGTCGACGATCAGCACTTCCCCTTCCTTCACCACGTAGTCGACATCCCGCTTGAACAGCGCATGGGCCCGCAACGCCTGATTGACGTGATGAAGGGTATCCATGTTGACCGGGTCGTAGAGGTTGTCGAGCTTGAGCAGCTTCTCGACCTTCAAGACCCCTTCTTCAGTGAGGGTCGCCGTCCGCGCCTTCTCGTCGACCGTATAGTCACCAGTATAGACCTTGCGCTTCCCGGAGAGGGTATTGGCCTCCTCCTCCTTCATTTCCCCCTTCACAAGATGCGGGATGACCCGGTCGATCACGTAGTACTTGTCGGTGGAATCCTCAGTCGGCCCGGAAATGATCAGCGGCGTCCGCGCCTCGTCGATCAGGATCGAGTCGACCTCGTCGACGATGGCGTAATTGAAGTCCCGCTGGACATAGTCGTCGAGGGAGAACTTCATGTTGTCGCGCAGGTAGTCGAAGCCGAACTCGTTATTGGTGCCGTAGGTGATGTCGGCGTTATAGGCCTCCCGCCGCTCCTCGTCGTCGAGACCGTGAACGATTACGCCGACGGTCAGGCCGAGGAAGTTGTAAATCCGCCCCATCCACTCGGAGTCGCGCTTGGCGAGATAGTCGTTGACCGTAACGACGTGGACCCCTTTGCCGGTCAGGGCATTCAGGTAGGCCGGCAGGGTCGCCACCAGCGTTTTCCCTTCGCCGGTCTTCATCTCGGCGATTTTCCCCTGATGGAGCACCATCCCGCCGATCAACTGGACGTCGAAGTGGCGCATGTTGTGCACCCGCTTCCCCGCCTCGCGGCAGACGGCAAACGCTTCGGGGAGGAGTGAATCGAGACTCTCGCCTTTCTGGTAGCGTTCCTTGAACTCGACAGTCTTATTCTGCAACTGATCGTCGGACAGTTGGGCGATCTGCTGCTCCAGGCCGTTGATCTTCTGCACGATCGGCCAGAGGCGTTTCAGCTCGCGCTCGTTCTTGCTCCCGACGATCTTCTTGATAATGTTCCCAATCATTAAAACATTCTCCTGACTCGGGGTGGATTGGCACAAAGCAACAGGTGAGACTACCATAACAGGCTAAATTGCTCAACAGAATTACGCCCCGCACGGCGCCGGACAACGCAACGATTCAGTGACGCAATTGCCCGGTAAAAAAGCGATTCATGCTCCGGTTGGTTAGAAGCGCCGGTTGTCGAACATCCGGCGGGTCTTCCGTTCCGACCGGGGAAGTTCCCCGTAAGGGAGGACTTCAACCTCGCAGGTGACCATCAGGTTCCGCTTGATGGCCAACACAATGCTCTTTCCCAGCTGTTCGTCGCGGGAAGGCGAGACATCCTCGCCCCGCTCGACCCGCACCGTCATATGGTCGCGACCGTCGCTGCGATGGTCGAGCACCACCTGGAACTCGCTGCCGAACCCCTCCAGCTGGCTGAGCACCTCGTCGATCTGGCCGGGATAGATGTTGACGCCGCGGAAAATCACCACATCGTCGGAGCGGCCGAGAATCCGGTCGTGCCGAGGAAGCCCGCAGCCACAGGGGCAATCCCCCGGCAACAGGCGGGTCAAGTCCCGTGAACGGTAACGGATCAGCGGCGCCCCTTCCTTGCGCAGGGTGGTGAAAACCATCTCCCCCACTTCTCCCGGCGCCACCGGCTGCAGGGTATCGGGATCGATGATCTCCAGGATGAAATAGTCGGCCCAGTAATGAATAGCGCCATTGCAGCCGCAGGAGAGACCGGCCCCCGGACCGTAGACCTCGGTCAGGCCGGTGATGTCATGCACCGATTCGGCGCCGAGCAGGTCGCGAATCTTGGCCAGCATCGCTTCACTCGAACGCTCGGCGCCGAGGATCACCTTGCGGACGGCGATCCGGTCCCGGAGACCGCGGCGCTGCACCTCCTCGGCCAACAGCAACCCCATCGAGGCAGTGCAACAGACTACCGTCGACTGGAGGTCGACGAGAAAGGTAGTCTGGAGATCGAGATTGCCCGGCCCCACCGGCACCGCCATGGCGCCGTACCGTTCGCAGCCGAGTTGGAAGCCGGCGCCGGCGGTCCAGAGCCCATAGCCGACACAGATCTGCACCCGGTCCTCCCGGGTCACCCCCGCCAATTCGTAGCAGCGGCAGAACATTTCCGCCCAGTCATCAAGGTCCTTCCGGGTGTAACAAAGGATCTTCCGTTTGCCGGTAGTGCCGGACGACGAGTGAATCCGGACCAGCTCCGCCTCGGGAGCGGCCTGCAACGGGAAGGGATAACCTGCTTGCAGGTCGTCGGCGGTAATAAAGGGAAGCCGTTGCAGATCGGCCAGCGAGTGAATCTCGCCCGGCGTCACCCCGGCCTTGCCGAGATGTTCCCGGTAAAAGGGGGAATTGTTCCAGGCATGAGCGACGGTCCACTGCAATCCGGCGAGCTGCAGGCGCTCCAGTTCGGCAGGAGAGCTAAAGGATGCGGGAAAGCGGCTGAGCATGGCGTGACGCCTCCGAGATAATTTTTTCCGCTGGCGGTGGGGTAACGTCGAGCCGGGAGCGAGCGGGAAGCGGCTAGGCGGCGCCCCGTTCAATCCCCAGGCGGAGCGCCTTCAGCGACTCCGCCAAGAGCACGCCCTTGGCCGCCAGGCGATGTTCGATGGTGGCAACGAGCTCGTCGAGCGAGCAGAAAAGCGCCGCTGCCGGTGCCAACCGGGCCACGGCGAAGCCGAGGAGCAAAAGATTAAGCGCCTGGGGATTGCCGAGTTCCAGGGCCAGGCGATCGGCGTCGAGGGAATGGAGCGTCTCCCCCGTCCACTCGGGCGCCCGGGGAGCATTCACTACCACCCACCCGGCCGGGCGAAGAAAATGACGATGCAACGGGAGGTTTTCCGCCTTCAGGGCCAACAGCCCGTCGGCACAGCCGGGGCGAACCAGTGGGCTGGCAAAGTCGCCGACCTTGAGGTGGGAGATTACCACCCCGCCTCGTTGGGCCATGCCGTGGGTTTCGGAGGTCATCACCGCCAGCCCCTTGCGGATGGCGGTTTCCGCCAGGAGGCGGGTGACGAAGAGAATCCCCTGCCCGCCAACGCCGCTGATGATCAACTGCTGGTTAGCCATCACAATCCTCGATTTCGTTCCGTTCTCGCCGTTCAAGGGATTTCTTCGATCGCCAGCCGGGGACAGACCGCGGTACAGACGCCACAATCACTGCAGGTCAGCGTATCGATCACCACCCGCTGCCGCTGTTCGTCATAGACCAGCGCCGGGCACTCGAACTGCTCGATGCAGTACCGGCAGCCGTTGCAGGCATCGCTGACGGTCACCGCGCGTGGTGTCGGCCGTGCCCCCCGGTAACTCCGATCGACCACACACGGCTGGCGGGCGATCACCACCGCCACCCCGTCGGTCCGGGCAAAGGCGACCGCCTCCTTCATCAGGGCGATGAAGGCCGGCAGATCGCCGGGCTGGCCGACCCGGCAGAATTTCACCCCGCAGGCCGCCACCAGCGCCTCCATGTCGACGGCGGCCGTCGGCACCCCACCGGCACCGCAACCCGACGCCGGCGTCGGCTGGTTACCGGTCATGGCAGTAGTCGAATTATCGAGAATCACCAGCACGAAGCGGGCATCCTGGACCACGGCATCGATCAGCGGCGGAATGCCGGCATGAAAAAAGGTCGAATCGCCGACGGTGGCAACAATGTCCGGCAGCTCGCCGGACAGCCGGTAGGCATGGTAAAAGCCGGCCGCCTGACTCACCGCCGCTCCCATGCAGAGTACCGTATCGACCCCCCCGAGGTTGAGGCCAAGGGTATAGCAGCCGATGTCGGAAGGATAGATTCCCCGCGGCGCCGCCCGCTTGATGGCATAGAAGCTTGCCCGGTGCGGACAGCCGGGGCAGAGAGTAGGACGTCGTCCCCCGCCAGCGGGAGCCGTGACCGACAGCTCGCCCGGCACGGCGGCAAAATCGGCAATCAGCCGTGCAACCGTTTCCGGCAGCAACTCACCCACCTCCGGAACGAACCCCGAGCGCTTTCCCCGCACCCGACCACGATCGGCCAGCTGCATCTCGATAACCCCGACTGTCTCTTCGAGGACCAAGAGCTCGTCGTACGCAGCCAACACCTGCTCGATGAACGCGGTGTGGAGGGGGTAGGGTTGCACGACCTGCCAGAGCGGCAGCACCTCCCACAGCCCGAGGTCCTGCATGATCTCGCGGGCATGGGCGGCGGCAACGCCGGCGGCAATCACCGCCCGCCGTCCGCCACTCCCCGGATTGAGCAACTGCGGCGCCGTCGGCTCCCAGGCGGCGATTTTCCGCAGCTTCTCCTCCAGCGCCAGATGGAGCCGGTAGCGGTGTACCGGCGTCGCCGCCCAGCGCTGCGGATCCTTGACGAAGTCGGCCCGCCGCACGGCAGGATGGACCGCACCGGGGAGGATGTCCTGATTGGCGTGACAGACCCGGGTTGTCGGCCGGAGCATCACCGGCACCTCGAATGCCTCGGAAAGTTCCAGCCCGAGACCGGTCAGCCGCCGGGCATGCTCCGGCGAGTCGGGATCGAGGACCGGCACCTTGGCGGCCATTGCCGTCAGGCGACTGTCCTGCTCGGTCTGTGAGGAATGGGGGCCGGGATCGTCGGCACTGATCACCAGGAAGCCCCCTTTCACGCCGAGGTAAGCGGCGCTCATCAGCGGATCGGAGGCGACATTGAGCCCCACCTGCTTCATGGCGGTGGCAGCCCGCAGACCGGCCTGACTGGCCGCATAGGCAATCTCCAGGGCAACCTTTTCGTTCACCGCCCACTCGACATGCATCGGCAGCTGATAGCGGGCCTGCCACTGGGCGACACCGCTCAGGATTTCCGATGCCGGCGTCCCGGGATACGAGGCGACCACGCTGCAGCCGTTCTCTACCAAGCCGTGGGCCATGGCATCATTGCCAAGCAGTAACATCCGTTCGCTCACCCTCTGCTCCTCCACCGCCGGACAGTGCAAAATCAAGCGATTGTCCGCACTGGCTGCCGATTTGTCAACCGAAAAACCTGCCGGCAGCTTGCGATCTCGGCCGTCACTCCTCTGTTATTCAACCGTTGCCAGGCTTGTCAAAGTCGTCGATTCGTAACGGCAATAACCCTGCCGATGCCGGCTGCTCCGGAAAGTTCCCGCCCGGGAAACGGAAAAAATGATTCAAGTTTTCGGCCAAACGGGCGATTTACTTAAGGGCGAGAACACTTCATGAAAGCGGGTGGGTAATGACTGGAATCAGTTTTGAAGAAATCATGTTCACCATCATGTCGGCAACGCAGGATACCTTCAACAATTATCTGGGGGTGGAGATTTTTGCCGGCAAAGTGGAGCGGAAGGTCGATCCGGTCGACTCCGATGTCGTCGGGATCGTCGGAGTGGCAGGCGATCGCGTCGGCTACATCCTCCTGGCTGCCGACAGCGTCGCCGCGGTGACCATCGCCAAGGAACTGCTGATGCTCGATGAACCGGACGAAGAATCGATCCGGGATGCCATCGGCGAACTGACCAATAACATCGCCGGCGTGTTCAAGACCAAGTATCACGAACAGTACGGCAGCGTCGCCCTCGGCCTGCCGCTGATCGTCTCGGGGATGCTGCGCACCGTCGCCGACACCGGGCAGGCCAAGGAAGAAGGGAGCAGCATGAACGTCCAGTGCAAAGGGGTGACGATCCCCTTCAAATCGCTGGACGGGAGGATCGCCCTCCGGGTAATGGTCTACATGTAGCCGCCCGACCGTCCGCCATGCTCAGCAGTTGGCGGACGGGGCGCCTATTCGCCGCTGACGTCGAGAGCGGCGATCCGGAGCGACGGAGCACCAAGGGCCCCGAAAAAGCGGAGGTCGTCCCCCACCATTTCCACCGAACGGAACAGTTCGAGGATATTGCCGGCAATAGCGATCCCCTTGACCGGCACCGTCACCTTCCCCTTTTCAATCAGGAAACCGGCCGCCCCGACGGAAAAGTCGCCGGAGATCGGGTTGGCGGTATGCATCCCCATCACGTCGGTCAGCAGAATTCCCCGCTCGATCCCTTCGAACAGCCCGGCAAGGGGGGTACCCCCCTTCTCGATGAAGAAATTGGACACACCCATGTGAGGCGGCGACTTGATCCCGCCCCGCACCGCGCTGCCGGTTGAGGGAACGCCGGCTTTGCACCCCCGCAGGGTATCGTAAAGAAAACCGGCAAGCCGCCCATCCTCCGCTAGAACGGTACGCCGCTTCGGCACCCCCTCCGCATCGAAGGGGGCGGTGCCGGCGCCGTCCGGCAAAGTACCGTCATCGACGATCCGGAGCAGCGGCGCAAAGAGCAGTTCCCCCTGCTTCCCCGCCAGCAGCGACTTCCCCTTCTGGACATTCTCGGCAAGAAACGCCGGCGCCAGCACTTCCAGAATCTCCGTGGCCACGTAATTGTCGAGCACCGCCGGGCAGCGCATGGTCGGAATGGTGGTCGCCCCGAGCAGGCCTAGCGCCTTGGCAGCGGCACGGCGGGCGATATTCTCCACGGTCAGGTCAGCAAAACGGGTGGCAAAATCGAAGTCCCACCCCATCTGGGACTGGCCGTTCTCTTCGGCGATGGCGGAAACGCTGGCGGAAACCGATGTCCCGCGATAGCAACCGTCGACCCCACGGGAATTGACGATCCGCATCATCACCGTCGACTCGCTGAAGGCACTCTTCCGCACCTTGGTAATCCGCGGATCGACGTCGAGGACCAACCGCTCCAATAAGAGTGCCCGTTCAACCTTCTCTTCCTCGGCGACCGCCGCCAACCGGTCGTCGAACAGTTCCGGCATCTCCCGGTACGAAGCCGGTTCGGCAAAGGCATGGCAGTTGTCAGGGGTCTGGGTCGCCGCCCCGACCAGAGCGTTCTCCACCATTCGCTCGAGATCGGCGTCGACCAGGCTGGTCGAAAACGAAAACCCCATCCCCCCGGCTTTCAGCACCCGGACGCTGACGCCGGTCGGCGCCGAACACTTGAAGGTGTCCACTTTCTGCTCTTTCGCCTCGACGGTCAGATTGCGCGACGCCGCGGCGGTTATTTCCCAACCGTCCAGCGGGCGGGAAACAAGGAGCGATTTCACCTGTTCGACGATGGTATCTACGTTCATGGTATCCTCGGATGGTTGGTGTGGGCTGGAAACGGAAGGCGGCGGCAGCGAACGCGGAATCGGCGGCGGTCGGAGAGGCGCGCGGGGTCCCGCTGGCGCGGGAAAGGCGGTTACAGGTCGAGGATCATGGCGATCTCGTCGCAGTCGGGAAATTTCACGCACTTCATGCAGTCGCCCCAGACTTTGTGGGGGAGTTCAGCCTTGTCAACGATCCGCATCCCGAATTTACCGAAAAAATTAGGTTTGTAGGTGAGACAGAATACCCGCTTCAGCCCGAGACTGCGGGCTTCGTCGATACAGGCCTGTACCACTGTGGTGCCGATCCCTTTCCGGCCGGCATCTTCCGCTACCGCCACCGAACGGATCTCCGCCAGGTCTTCCCACATGATATGCAGCGCCGAGACGCCGATCAGGCAGCCGTCCTCCTCAACGACATAGAAGTCGCGGATCGACTCGTAGAGTTCGGAAAGCGAGCGGGAAAGCATGTCGCCGCGGGTGGCAAAATGGGAGAGGAGCTTCTGGATATTTTTCACATCGCCGATCTGTGCCTTGCGGAGCATGCGTTTATTGTTCTCCTTTGCCGCTGGTTAGGGGGGAGGCCGGTTGTTTGCGGCGTTCAAACACGTAGGTACTCTCACGGGACCGTTTGGCGATCTTTTTCAGCTCCGCCGCCACCTCTGCCACCTTGGCGTAATGGTCGATCTGCGGAGAGTCGGTCGAGATGATCGCCACCGCCACCCCCATCAGCGGGATCTTCTCTTCATTCCCTTTCCGGTCGTGAGCGACAAAAAAGCCGTTGCGCTTCTCATCTTCGTCGAACAGCTCGGAGACGACGGCGCCAAAATTGGTAATGATCCGTTGCGCAACGCCCTCGGCCTGGCTTTCGGGGACGATGAACACGAAATCGTCGCCGCCGATATGGCCGGCAAAGCCGTCGCCGGTTTCGATCACCGCATTGGAGATGATCCGAGCCAGCATCCGCAAGACTTCGTCGCCATGAGCGAAACCGTAGACATCATTGTACTGCTTGAAATGGTTGATATCCAGGTAACAGACTGCCAGATTCTTGCCGATGGCCGCTTCGATCGCCCGCTGAATCGAAGCGTTGCCCGGCAATTTGGTCAGCGGGTTATTATCGAACACATGCCGCAGCCGGCTGAGCGACAGGTTGATGCGGGTAAAAAGCTCGCGATAATTGAGCGGCAGCGAGACGAAGTCGTTGAGCGGGTACTCCAGCCAGTCGAAGGACTCGGCGTCCGGCTCGCTCATCATGCCGATCACCGGAATGGTGCTGAAGAAAAAATCGTCCTTCAAGTCCCGGACGATGGTCAGGGTAGCTTCATCCTGCAGCGTCAGGTCGATCAGCACGACATCGGGAGGATCGGAGTAAAGCGTCCCCATGACGCTGGCCTCGTTATTCAGGGTCACCACCTGATGTCCCTGACTCTGCAGGCGCAGAATCAGGTTCCCGTCCAATCCTCCCGCACCGGAAATCACGATAATTCGTAAATCATTCCCCATCGACGGCCTGTATCTCCAGACTGAAATTTTTCGTTTCGATCAGTTTGTCTTCCAGTTCTTCGACAATCGCTTCGAGATCACTTTCGGTCATATTCAACCGTTCCCAGGCAACCGGCTGAATTCGCGGCACATATTCTTCACCGCTGAAGCCAAACCCGCTCGCCTTGACTAGCACATCGGCCAGGTGGACCACGGCGGTTTTCAGCTGGTGATTGGTTGCCTTGGCCACATCGTGGTGGCACCCCACCGGTTCGATGAGCTTGTCCGGCAAAAACCAGCTCCGCACCAGCCACTCCCCGACTTCGGCATGGTCGGTTTCGAGAACCCGTCGTTCGGCGTCCAGCATCGACAACCCTTCGGCGGCCATCAGACGGGAGATTGCCGAATGGTCGTCCGGACATTTCTCCTTGATGATCACCTTACCGATATCGTGCAGAAGCGCCGCCGTAGAAATCTCCTCGATCTCCGGCAGCTTCAGGTAACGGGCAATGATATTGGCGGCTACCCCGGCACCGAGCGAGTGCTCCCAGAGGCCGACAATACTTTTCTCCATAATCTCGAAGATGGACGAACTGAGTGCCAGGCTCTTGATGACGTTCACACCGAGAAGGATGAGTGCGTTGGAAATGGTCGAAACCCGATAGAAGCCGTAGGATGGCGAATTGACCAGTCGCAGTACCCGGGCGCAGAGAATCTGGTCGGCGGAAACGAGTTGTGCCATTTCCTGAATGGTCGATTTGCGGTTTTCCGAAAGAGTCTGCAGCCTGTTGATAACACCGGGGATCGTGGGGAGCGAGTTGGTATCCTTGATGATTTCCTGAATCTGCTCGCGCTTACCGTCCACGCGTCCCTCCCATGGAGCGAATCAGTAATGCCTCGTACATCCCTTTCAATTTACGCATCAACGGCACATTGTCAACCTTGCGGAAACGATGATCGAGTTCGGCGAGCAGATTTTCGAGGTTATTCTCCCCTTCGGCAGCCAGGGGATTGCCTTCCACCGTTATCGATTTAATGCCGAGGTTCTTCAGCCGTTCGATGAGGCCGGAAGTGAGCACCGTTCCTCTACCGCAGATCGTAGGCCCTTGCGGACTTTCGACCCGGCGGACATCCCGGGCCAGGACCATATCCGGTTCGGCGGAGGCAATTGGTATTGACTGCATCTGTCGTTCACCTCATTTCAATCTATATCCAACATATTATACTACCAATCGACGGCCTTCGGCAATCA contains:
- a CDS encoding DUF2914 domain-containing protein, whose amino-acid sequence is MAADGSLKITEMAVTTKISRNNPIDSVKRISSTSVKALYCFTRLVNPSGTDTTIKHRWFKNGELVSEQELSVKGTKWRTWSKKPIDRQSVGEWRVEAVDDIGRVLKRVEFKIN
- the argJ gene encoding bifunctional glutamate N-acetyltransferase/amino-acid acetyltransferase ArgJ; translation: MNIKGFKFAAVEAAIKKPGRLDFALIVSEVPAAVAAVYTANKVKAAPVLLDMERTRGGSCRAVVVNSGNANACTGGQGMADARETTGLVAAELGIEEEAVLVASTGVIGVPLPMARLRSGVPPLVAGLAGGTLDDVARAIMTTDTYPKLEQRSGSIDGVPYTIAGVAKGAGMIMPNMATMLAFLVTDAAVDPAWLRHVFAEGIDSSFNAISVDGDMSTNDTALIMANGAAGNVPLTGASAAAAEFSRLLNEVLLALAQQIVRDGEGATKFVEITVKGARDNSEAKRAALTVANSLLVKTAFFGQDANWGRIFAAVGYSGADVDPERTELFFDDVQMVKGGVFAGGDAEARGTEVLRKKEFAVTVDLHLGNGRSTVYTSDLSYDYVKINADYRT
- the secA gene encoding preprotein translocase subunit SecA, encoding MIGNIIKKIVGSKNERELKRLWPIVQKINGLEQQIAQLSDDQLQNKTVEFKERYQKGESLDSLLPEAFAVCREAGKRVHNMRHFDVQLIGGMVLHQGKIAEMKTGEGKTLVATLPAYLNALTGKGVHVVTVNDYLAKRDSEWMGRIYNFLGLTVGVIVHGLDDEERREAYNADITYGTNNEFGFDYLRDNMKFSLDDYVQRDFNYAIVDEVDSILIDEARTPLIISGPTEDSTDKYYVIDRVIPHLVKGEMKEEEANTLSGKRKVYTGDYTVDEKARTATLTEEGVLKVEKLLKLDNLYDPVNMDTLHHVNQALRAHALFKRDVDYVVKEGEVLIVDEFTGRLMPGRRWSDGLHQAIEAKEGVDIENENQTLATITFQNYFRMYEKLSGMTGTADTEAEEFDKIYKLDVVVIPTNRPLLRPDFPDVIYKTEQEKFKAVIEEIKDCHTKGQPVLVGTISIEKSEVLAELLKRQGVPHNVLNAKQHEREAEIVAQAGRKGMVTIATNMAGRGTDILLGGNPEGLAKQWRRANPDAEVAEEEYERVLAKYREECATEHDEVVALGGLHILGTERHESRRIDNQLRGRSGRQGDPGSSRFYLSLQDDLLRIFGSDRVAKIMDLLKIEEGEAITHGMITKAIENAQKKVEAHNFDIRKHLIEYDDVMNKQREVIYTQRREILAGEDIRGNFLQMLDDAIEDLAVAYAIEKVPAAEWDWQGIGEAVYKLFAIQLDVPAQTLDRLSPESFRTLLKENVHQMFEAKLAEFGEELMDHLIKVMMLQTIDTQWKDHLLSIDHLKEGIGLRGYGQQDPKQQYKKEAFDLFMGLMARIAEETVQKIFWVQIAQDQDMDRIEEEELKRQQKQQRLVFNLASEEAAAQPAKSKKTAGRNDPCPCGSGKKYKKCCGK
- a CDS encoding phenylacetate--CoA ligase, which encodes MLSRFPASFSSPAELERLQLAGLQWTVAHAWNNSPFYREHLGKAGVTPGEIHSLADLQRLPFITADDLQAGYPFPLQAAPEAELVRIHSSSGTTGKRKILCYTRKDLDDWAEMFCRCYELAGVTREDRVQICVGYGLWTAGAGFQLGCERYGAMAVPVGPGNLDLQTTFLVDLQSTVVCCTASMGLLLAEEVQRRGLRDRIAVRKVILGAERSSEAMLAKIRDLLGAESVHDITGLTEVYGPGAGLSCGCNGAIHYWADYFILEIIDPDTLQPVAPGEVGEMVFTTLRKEGAPLIRYRSRDLTRLLPGDCPCGCGLPRHDRILGRSDDVVIFRGVNIYPGQIDEVLSQLEGFGSEFQVVLDHRSDGRDHMTVRVERGEDVSPSRDEQLGKSIVLAIKRNLMVTCEVEVLPYGELPRSERKTRRMFDNRRF
- a CDS encoding indolepyruvate oxidoreductase subunit beta, producing MANQQLIISGVGGQGILFVTRLLAETAIRKGLAVMTSETHGMAQRGGVVISHLKVGDFASPLVRPGCADGLLALKAENLPLHRHFLRPAGWVVVNAPRAPEWTGETLHSLDADRLALELGNPQALNLLLLGFAVARLAPAAALFCSLDELVATIEHRLAAKGVLLAESLKALRLGIERGAA